A region from the Sulfurivermis fontis genome encodes:
- the lptG gene encoding LPS export ABC transporter permease LptG, producing the protein MRILSRYIGRAVLVQTLMVMAVLLTIYFFITLMDELAAVGQGRYSIVMALQYALMLLPRQLYELFPMVALLGGMLGLGTLASSNELTVIRAAGVSVRRIMLAMMKMALLLMLAVALIGELAAPQLEQKAQIMRAQALNKGVSLNVRGGLWVRDGDTYINVRRLLPEGTAYDVSLYVFDKEQRLLEMIDARSAVYDKGQWVLRKVTRSRVDHAGVVSEELPRLPWRTVLSPAVISVAALPPDKLSIAELAGYVDYTRSNSLDARVYELALWTRVVAPFATAGMMLLAVPFIFGSLRSVSIGLRITVGGLLGIGFHLFNGVFGRIALVYDLSPLLSAAMPTLVVYGLWWGLMRRVQ; encoded by the coding sequence ATGAGGATCCTCAGCCGCTACATCGGCCGTGCCGTGCTGGTGCAGACCCTGATGGTCATGGCGGTGCTGCTGACCATTTATTTCTTCATCACCCTGATGGATGAATTGGCCGCCGTCGGCCAGGGACGTTATTCCATCGTGATGGCGCTGCAATATGCCTTGATGCTGCTGCCGCGCCAGCTCTATGAACTGTTCCCCATGGTGGCCCTGCTCGGCGGCATGCTTGGTCTCGGCACGCTGGCCAGCAGCAACGAGCTGACGGTGATCCGGGCGGCAGGGGTGTCGGTGCGGCGCATCATGCTGGCCATGATGAAGATGGCCTTGCTGCTGATGCTCGCCGTGGCGCTGATCGGTGAACTGGCCGCGCCGCAACTGGAGCAGAAGGCACAGATAATGCGCGCGCAGGCGCTGAACAAGGGGGTCAGCCTCAACGTCAGGGGCGGGCTGTGGGTGCGCGACGGCGATACCTACATCAACGTGCGGCGACTGTTGCCGGAAGGCACGGCCTATGACGTGTCGCTGTATGTGTTCGACAAGGAGCAGCGGCTGCTGGAGATGATCGATGCCCGTTCAGCGGTGTATGACAAGGGGCAGTGGGTGCTGCGCAAGGTCACGCGCAGCCGCGTCGATCATGCCGGCGTGGTGAGTGAGGAACTGCCCCGCCTGCCCTGGCGTACCGTGCTGAGCCCCGCGGTGATCAGCGTGGCGGCGCTGCCGCCGGACAAGTTGTCCATCGCCGAGCTGGCCGGTTATGTGGATTACACGCGCAGCAACAGCCTGGATGCGCGGGTGTATGAGCTGGCGCTGTGGACGCGGGTGGTGGCACCCTTCGCAACCGCCGGCATGATGCTGCTCGCCGTGCCCTTCATCTTCGGTTCCCTGCGCAGCGTCAGCATCGGCCTGCGCATCACCGTCGGCGGCCTGCTCGGCATCGGCTTCCACCTGTTCAACGGCGTGTTCGGCCGCATCGCCCTCGTCTACGACCTGTCGCCCTTGCTCAGCGCCGCGATGCCCACCCTGGTGGTGTACGGGCTGTGGTGGGGGCTGATGCGGCGGGTGCAGTGA
- the lptF gene encoding LPS export ABC transporter permease LptF produces the protein MIIRRYLLREIAATFAGVALLLSLIVLSGTFVRVLSEVVEGTYPADVMLELFALKSSANLVFIMPLTFFLSVLLALGRLYRDSEMTVLFACGIGPQRIYRSVGLLSLLVALVLGALALLFVPWTKERAARLQDEAGARSEIEGLTAGRFNLLGEGGLLVYLEGISDDRREMIEVFSRGEMDARQQVLSAARAQQQEIDGDRYLVFYDGYRYDGQPGTPDFRVIQFREHGIRLQEREVVASERPRQALPVAVLWRSGAAADMAELQWRLTVPLSTLVFGLLAVPLSRSSPREGRYGRLAEAILIYIVYSYLIFAAKSALARGEISPWLGLWWVHGLGAALLLVILWRQRRLPGPRRKAVHA, from the coding sequence TTGATTATCCGACGCTACCTCCTGCGCGAGATCGCTGCCACCTTTGCCGGGGTGGCATTGCTGCTGTCGCTGATCGTGCTCAGCGGCACCTTCGTGCGCGTGCTGTCCGAGGTGGTGGAGGGAACCTATCCCGCTGATGTAATGCTGGAGCTGTTCGCTCTCAAGAGCTCGGCCAATCTGGTGTTCATCATGCCGCTGACCTTCTTTCTGTCGGTCCTGCTCGCCCTGGGGCGGCTGTATCGCGACAGCGAGATGACCGTGCTGTTTGCCTGCGGCATCGGTCCGCAGCGCATCTATCGCAGCGTCGGCCTGCTCTCCCTGCTGGTGGCCCTGGTGCTGGGGGCCCTCGCCCTGCTGTTCGTGCCGTGGACCAAGGAACGGGCCGCCCGTCTGCAGGACGAGGCCGGGGCGCGTTCCGAGATCGAGGGGCTGACGGCGGGACGCTTCAACCTGTTGGGTGAGGGCGGCCTGCTGGTCTATCTGGAGGGGATCTCCGACGATCGGCGCGAGATGATCGAGGTGTTCTCCCGTGGCGAGATGGATGCGCGCCAACAGGTGTTGAGTGCGGCGCGGGCCCAGCAGCAGGAGATCGATGGCGATCGTTACCTGGTGTTCTACGATGGCTACCGCTATGACGGCCAGCCGGGTACGCCGGACTTCCGCGTCATTCAGTTTCGCGAGCATGGCATCCGCCTGCAGGAGCGCGAGGTGGTGGCCAGCGAGCGGCCGCGCCAGGCGCTGCCGGTGGCGGTGCTGTGGCGCAGCGGTGCCGCTGCCGACATGGCCGAGTTGCAGTGGCGCCTGACGGTGCCGCTCAGCACCCTGGTGTTCGGCCTGCTGGCGGTGCCGCTGTCGCGCAGTTCACCGCGCGAGGGGCGCTACGGCCGTCTGGCCGAGGCGATCCTGATCTACATCGTGTACAGCTATCTCATCTTCGCCGCCAAATCGGCCCTGGCCCGGGGTGAGATCAGTCCGTGGCTCGGCCTGTGGTGGGTGCACGGCCTGGGTGCGGCGCTGCTGCTTGTCATCCTGTGGCGCCAGCGGCGTTTGCCGGGGCCGCGCCGCAAGGCGGTGCACGCATGA
- a CDS encoding leucyl aminopeptidase translates to MEFSVKHGPVEKQRSACIVVGVHEKHKLSPAAAALDAACGGLITRTLKGDDIKGKVGDSLLLHHVGDQAERVLLVGCGKAGEALSAADYRTLLTAALTALKGTGARDALLALAELEVKERDLAWKVRQTVELAGNVIYQFDQLKSKKDDKERPHVKKVSLLVADAAAEKVAREAVRQGQAIQAGMKLTKDLANLPGNICTPRYLAEQAEQLAKDNKKLKATILDEQEMEKLGMGALLSVAKGSRQPPRLIVLEYQGGKKKDKPVVLVGKGLTFDAGGISLKPAAAMDEMKYDMCGGATVLGVMQAVAELELPLNVVGVVPSSENLPDGAANKPGDIVTSMSGQTIEILNTDAEGRLILCDALTYAKRFDPAVVIDIATLTGACVVALGAHASGLLGNDQGLVDALLAAGQASGDRAWQMPLWPEYDEQLKSPFADMANIGGKEAGTITAACFLARYTKEYTWAHLDIAGTAWKSGNGKGATGRPVPLLMQYLLHRSGA, encoded by the coding sequence ATGGAGTTTTCCGTCAAGCACGGTCCGGTAGAAAAACAACGCAGCGCCTGCATCGTGGTGGGCGTGCATGAAAAACACAAGCTGAGTCCCGCCGCCGCCGCCCTGGATGCCGCCTGCGGCGGCCTCATCACGCGTACCCTCAAGGGCGACGACATCAAGGGCAAGGTGGGCGACAGCCTGTTGCTGCACCATGTCGGCGACCAGGCCGAGCGCGTACTGCTGGTGGGCTGCGGCAAGGCCGGCGAGGCGCTCTCCGCCGCCGATTACCGCACGCTGCTGACTGCCGCCCTCACGGCCCTCAAGGGCACCGGCGCCAGGGACGCACTGCTCGCTCTCGCCGAACTGGAGGTCAAGGAGCGCGACCTGGCCTGGAAGGTGCGGCAGACCGTGGAACTGGCCGGCAACGTGATTTATCAGTTCGACCAGCTGAAGAGCAAGAAGGACGATAAGGAAAGGCCGCACGTCAAGAAGGTGTCCCTGCTGGTGGCCGACGCCGCGGCGGAGAAGGTGGCCAGGGAGGCGGTGCGTCAGGGCCAGGCCATCCAGGCCGGCATGAAGCTGACCAAGGACCTGGCCAACCTGCCCGGCAACATTTGCACCCCGCGCTACCTCGCCGAGCAGGCCGAACAACTGGCCAAGGACAACAAGAAACTCAAGGCCACCATCCTCGACGAGCAGGAGATGGAAAAGCTGGGCATGGGCGCCCTGCTCTCGGTGGCCAAGGGCAGCCGCCAGCCGCCGCGCCTCATCGTGCTGGAATACCAGGGCGGCAAGAAGAAGGACAAGCCGGTGGTACTGGTGGGCAAGGGCCTCACCTTCGACGCCGGCGGCATCTCCCTGAAGCCGGCGGCCGCCATGGACGAGATGAAATACGACATGTGCGGCGGCGCCACCGTCCTCGGCGTGATGCAGGCGGTGGCGGAGCTGGAGCTGCCGCTCAACGTGGTGGGCGTGGTGCCCAGTTCCGAGAACCTGCCCGACGGCGCCGCCAACAAGCCCGGCGACATCGTCACCTCCATGTCCGGCCAGACCATCGAAATCCTCAACACCGACGCCGAGGGCCGCCTGATCCTGTGCGACGCACTGACCTATGCTAAGCGCTTCGATCCGGCGGTGGTGATCGACATCGCCACCCTCACCGGCGCCTGCGTGGTGGCCCTGGGTGCCCACGCCTCCGGCCTGCTCGGCAACGACCAGGGCCTGGTCGATGCCCTGCTCGCCGCCGGCCAAGCCAGCGGCGACCGCGCCTGGCAGATGCCGCTGTGGCCCGAATACGACGAACAGCTCAAGAGCCCCTTCGCCGACATGGCCAACATCGGCGGCAAGGAGGCCGGCACCATCACCGCCGCCTGCTTCCTGGCCCGCTACACCAAGGAATACACCTGGGCCCACCTGGACATCGCCGGCACCGCCTGGAAAAGCGGCAACGGCAAGGGCGCCACCGGCCGGCCTGTTCCCTTGCTCATGCAGTATCTACTTCACAGAAGTGGTGCCTAA
- a CDS encoding DNA polymerase III subunit chi → MTRIDFYILEGKQPADGRVIACRVAEKAWLTGHRVYIHTADEREAERLDELLWTFRQGSFVPHQKLEAGIPADTLTPIHIGWGGEPEVHDEVLINLAAEVPLFFSRFQRVAEIVPADEQARQQGRARYKFYRDRGYPLETHTLAQG, encoded by the coding sequence ATGACCCGCATCGATTTCTACATCCTCGAAGGCAAACAGCCGGCCGATGGTCGGGTGATTGCCTGCCGCGTGGCGGAAAAGGCCTGGCTGACCGGCCACCGGGTCTATATCCACACCGCCGACGAACGCGAAGCGGAACGGCTCGATGAGTTGCTGTGGACCTTCCGCCAGGGCAGTTTCGTGCCGCACCAGAAACTGGAAGCGGGCATACCGGCGGACACACTCACCCCCATCCACATCGGCTGGGGCGGCGAGCCCGAGGTGCACGACGAGGTGCTCATCAACCTGGCCGCCGAGGTGCCCCTGTTCTTCAGCCGCTTCCAGCGCGTCGCCGAGATCGTTCCCGCCGATGAACAGGCCAGACAGCAGGGCCGTGCCCGCTACAAGTTCTACCGCGACCGCGGCTACCCGCTGGAAACGCACACCCTCGCTCAGGGATGA
- a CDS encoding valine--tRNA ligase, giving the protein MDKSYEPHSIEQRWYQTWEQNGWFAPRSDAGANSDAYCIMIPPPNVTGSLHMGHAFQDTIMDALIRYHRMKGDNTLWQPGTDHAGIATQMVVERRLLAQGKTRHDLGREDFLAEVWKWKAESGGTITRQLRRMGASPDWSKERFTMDEGLSDAVKEVFVRLYEEGLIYRGKRLVNWDPVLHTAVSDLEVISEEENGYLWHFRYPLSDGSGHLVVATTRPETMLGDSAVAVNPDDERYQHLIGKTVTLPLVGREIPIIADDYVDPAFGTGCVKITPAHDFNDYAVGQRHNLPMFNVFTKDAKIIGATDRPVTNLAFRQDTIILQSPLFCEDAVKIGIPEQYWGLDRYEARDQIVRDLKELELVEKIEDHKLMVPRGDRSHSVIEPLLTDQWYVKVAPLAAEAIKVVEDGRIRFVPDNWKNTYFDWMHKIEDWCISRQIWWGHRIPAWYDDQGKVYVGRSEAEVRERHKLGFDVALKQDEDVLDTWFSSALWPFSTLGWPQQTEALKTFYPTSVLVTGFDIIFFWVARMIMMGLKFMGDVPFREVYIHGLVRDAHGQKMSKSKGNVLDPIDLIDGIDLETLVQKRTTGLMQPEMAARIEKQTRAEFPDGIKPYGTDALRFTFAALASTGRDINFDTGRIEGYRNFCNKLWNAARYVLMNTEEKDCGQTGGACELSLADRWILSRLARTVSTVNEAINGYRFDLAAQAIYDFTWNEYCDWYLELSKPVLTSGEATAAQERGTRATLVRVLEALLRLAHPIMPYITEEIWQRVAPLAGVTGPTIMRQPYPQAADFALDTAAESEMQWVMDFIVGVRKIRSGMNIAPSKPLPVLLQNGSAEDKNRLERNALFLQRLARTESITWLGAGDNAPESATSLVGEMQLLVPMAGLIDKEAELARLAREMGKLEKDIERMQGKLSNEAFTAKAPAELVEKERTRLAEVQSALAQLTEQQARIARL; this is encoded by the coding sequence ATGGACAAGAGCTACGAACCCCATTCCATCGAGCAGCGCTGGTACCAGACCTGGGAACAGAACGGCTGGTTCGCCCCCCGCAGCGACGCAGGCGCCAACAGTGACGCCTACTGCATCATGATCCCGCCGCCCAACGTCACCGGCTCGTTGCACATGGGACATGCCTTCCAGGACACCATCATGGATGCCCTGATCCGCTACCACCGCATGAAGGGCGACAACACCCTGTGGCAGCCGGGCACCGACCACGCCGGCATCGCCACCCAGATGGTGGTGGAACGCCGCCTGCTGGCCCAGGGCAAGACCCGCCACGACCTGGGGCGCGAGGACTTCCTCGCCGAGGTGTGGAAGTGGAAGGCCGAATCCGGCGGCACCATCACCCGCCAGCTGCGCCGCATGGGCGCCTCGCCAGACTGGTCGAAAGAGCGCTTCACCATGGACGAGGGACTGTCCGATGCGGTGAAGGAAGTGTTCGTGCGCCTGTACGAAGAGGGCCTCATCTACCGCGGCAAGCGCCTGGTCAACTGGGACCCGGTGCTGCACACCGCCGTCTCCGACCTCGAAGTGATCAGCGAGGAAGAAAACGGCTATCTGTGGCACTTCCGCTATCCGCTGTCCGACGGCAGCGGCCACCTGGTGGTCGCCACCACCCGTCCCGAGACCATGCTGGGCGACAGCGCGGTGGCGGTGAACCCGGACGACGAGCGCTACCAGCACCTCATCGGCAAGACCGTCACCCTGCCGCTGGTGGGCCGCGAGATCCCGATCATCGCCGACGACTACGTCGACCCGGCCTTCGGCACCGGCTGCGTCAAGATCACCCCGGCCCACGACTTCAACGACTACGCCGTCGGCCAGCGCCACAATCTGCCCATGTTCAATGTGTTTACCAAAGACGCAAAGATCATCGGCGCAACAGATCGGCCGGTGACAAATCTAGCTTTCCGACAAGACACCATTATTTTGCAGAGCCCTCTGTTTTGTGAGGACGCTGTCAAAATTGGTATCCCGGAACAGTATTGGGGCCTGGATCGCTACGAGGCGCGCGACCAGATCGTGCGTGACCTCAAGGAACTGGAACTGGTCGAGAAGATCGAGGACCACAAGCTGATGGTGCCGCGCGGCGACCGCTCGCACAGCGTCATCGAGCCGCTGCTCACCGACCAGTGGTACGTCAAGGTCGCGCCGCTGGCCGCCGAGGCCATCAAGGTGGTGGAAGACGGCCGCATCCGCTTCGTGCCGGACAACTGGAAGAACACCTACTTCGACTGGATGCACAAGATCGAGGACTGGTGCATCTCGCGCCAGATCTGGTGGGGCCACCGCATCCCGGCCTGGTATGACGACCAGGGCAAGGTGTATGTGGGCCGCAGCGAGGCCGAGGTGCGCGAGCGGCACAAGCTGGGCTTCGACGTTGCGCTCAAGCAGGACGAGGACGTGCTCGACACCTGGTTCTCCTCCGCCCTGTGGCCGTTCTCCACGCTGGGCTGGCCGCAGCAGACGGAAGCATTGAAAACCTTCTACCCCACCTCGGTGCTGGTCACCGGCTTCGACATTATCTTCTTCTGGGTCGCCCGCATGATCATGATGGGCCTGAAGTTCATGGGCGACGTGCCGTTCCGCGAGGTGTACATCCACGGCCTGGTGCGCGACGCCCACGGCCAGAAGATGTCAAAGTCCAAGGGCAATGTGCTCGATCCGATCGATTTGATCGACGGCATCGACCTGGAGACCCTGGTGCAGAAACGCACCACCGGCCTGATGCAGCCGGAGATGGCCGCGAGGATCGAGAAGCAGACCCGTGCCGAGTTCCCCGACGGCATCAAACCCTACGGCACCGATGCCCTGCGCTTCACCTTCGCCGCCCTCGCCTCCACCGGCCGTGACATCAACTTCGACACCGGCCGCATCGAGGGCTACCGCAACTTCTGCAACAAGCTGTGGAACGCGGCGCGCTATGTGCTGATGAATACGGAAGAGAAGGACTGCGGCCAGACCGGCGGCGCCTGCGAACTGTCGCTGGCCGACCGCTGGATCCTGTCGCGCCTGGCCCGCACCGTCAGCACGGTGAACGAAGCGATCAACGGCTACCGCTTCGACCTCGCCGCCCAGGCCATCTACGACTTCACCTGGAACGAGTACTGCGACTGGTATCTGGAGCTGTCCAAACCGGTGCTCACCAGCGGCGAGGCCACCGCAGCGCAAGAGCGCGGCACGCGAGCGACCCTGGTGCGCGTACTGGAGGCCCTGCTGCGCCTGGCCCATCCGATCATGCCCTACATCACCGAGGAGATCTGGCAGCGCGTGGCACCGCTCGCCGGTGTCACCGGCCCGACCATCATGCGCCAGCCCTACCCGCAAGCCGCCGACTTCGCGCTCGACACCGCCGCCGAAAGCGAGATGCAGTGGGTGATGGACTTCATCGTCGGCGTGCGCAAGATCCGCTCCGGCATGAACATCGCCCCCAGCAAGCCCCTGCCGGTGCTGCTGCAAAACGGCTCCGCCGAGGACAAGAACCGCCTGGAGCGCAACGCCCTGTTCCTGCAACGCCTGGCGCGCACCGAATCCATCACCTGGCTGGGTGCCGGCGACAACGCGCCGGAGTCGGCCACTTCCCTGGTGGGCGAGATGCAGTTGCTGGTGCCCATGGCCGGCCTCATCGACAAGGAGGCGGAGCTGGCACGCCTGGCCCGCGAGATGGGCAAGCTGGAGAAGGACATCGAGCGCATGCAGGGCAAACTGTCCAACGAGGCCTTCACCGCCAAGGCCCCGGCCGAACTGGTGGAGAAGGAGCGCACGCGCCTCGCCGAGGTACAGAGCGCCCTGGCCCAACTGACCGAACAGCAGGCCCGCATCGCCCGCCTGTAG
- a CDS encoding bacteriohemerythrin, whose product MADLIEWQSHLNLGIAALDYQHRELADLLNLLAATLHADTTLDPVALLQRIHRDAHDHFLYEEKLMLSSGFRAHIAHQREHTMLLGELKLLSNAVSHGETALDAALLHSLRDWLIAHIVTSDREFAVHYIQVTNDQ is encoded by the coding sequence ATGGCGGATTTGATCGAGTGGCAGTCCCACCTCAACCTCGGCATCGCAGCGCTCGACTACCAGCATCGCGAGCTGGCGGATCTGCTCAACCTGCTGGCAGCCACCCTGCACGCCGACACCACCCTCGACCCCGTCGCCCTGCTGCAACGCATCCACCGCGATGCACACGACCATTTCCTCTATGAAGAGAAGCTGATGCTGTCCAGCGGCTTCCGTGCTCACATCGCTCATCAACGTGAACACACCATGCTGCTGGGAGAGCTCAAATTACTCAGCAACGCAGTCAGCCATGGCGAGACCGCACTGGATGCCGCGCTGCTGCATTCGTTGCGCGACTGGCTCATCGCCCACATCGTCACCAGCGATCGCGAATTTGCCGTGCATTACATCCAGGTGACAAACGACCAGTGA
- the glgP gene encoding alpha-glucan family phosphorylase — protein sequence MPGTRYSLEVQPRIPERLARLQELANDLYYSWDRQVRGLFRRLDIPLWEQCGHNPKVFLRQVAQDRLEQAAQDRIFIQDYNRVISSYDVYLQEEARGDLLQHLDPQRDLVAYFCAEFGLHESFPIYSGGLGILAGDHCKAASDLGLPFVAVGLLYRQGYFNQTIDGGGYQIAHYHPVDFRDLPVHPAVDAAGNEVHVFIELPGRRVELKVWEARAGHIRLYLLDSDLPGNQENDRSITYQLYGGDIHTRMQQEIALGIGGVRALRALGIRPTVWHINEDHTAFQILERIREHVSDGLDFDSALELVAAATVFTTHTPVPAGHDIFPHHLMHEYFGRYMQEFGVDEERILALGASPATPNSFNQTALGLRGSRFHNGVSRIHGDVASQMEAYIWPQIPAEENPIGYVTNGVHVPTFLAREWVNHLDMQYGGGWRNELLNADYWTQIDDIPDHTFWSLRQTLKAQILDEARRRSLRMHRRNGVSESQLERLVRHLQPTETDILTIGFARRFATYKRATLLFSNPERLARLVNDPQRPVLFIFAGKAHPHDQPGQQLIKIIHDYARRPEFEGKIILLEDYDMALGRKLVTGVDVWLNNPEYPMEASGTSGQKAGINGVLNLSITDGWWGEGYNGDNGWAITPHGPQYDATFRNNEEANELLDLLEHHVIPLYYQRNGHGYPEDWVKKSKNSMKSLLPRFNAQRMVMDYIRDYYGPAQRQRQRLAQDDNAPARELAAWKRRIRAAWHKITIARSDNIQKQILAGDTLPIEVTMDLNDLQPEDLIVECLVGTETETGEFVTHASHNLTCQGRDEHGATLFRIDLRPQLSGMQYYKLRAYPYHRLLSHPFEMGYMIWV from the coding sequence ATGCCCGGTACCCGTTATTCCCTCGAAGTCCAGCCACGCATACCCGAGCGCCTGGCACGGTTGCAGGAACTGGCCAACGACCTCTACTACAGCTGGGACCGCCAGGTGCGTGGCCTGTTTCGCCGCCTGGACATTCCGCTGTGGGAACAGTGCGGCCACAATCCCAAGGTGTTCCTGCGCCAGGTAGCCCAGGACAGGCTGGAGCAGGCGGCACAGGACCGCATCTTCATACAGGATTACAACCGCGTCATCTCATCCTATGACGTCTATCTGCAGGAGGAGGCGCGCGGCGACCTGCTGCAGCACCTGGACCCGCAGCGCGATCTGGTCGCCTATTTCTGCGCCGAGTTCGGCCTGCACGAGAGTTTCCCCATCTACTCCGGTGGCCTCGGCATCCTCGCCGGCGATCACTGCAAGGCGGCCAGCGATCTGGGGCTACCCTTCGTCGCCGTCGGCCTGCTCTATCGCCAGGGCTATTTCAATCAGACCATCGACGGCGGCGGCTACCAGATCGCCCACTACCATCCGGTGGATTTCCGTGACCTGCCGGTACACCCGGCAGTGGATGCCGCCGGCAATGAAGTACACGTCTTCATCGAACTGCCGGGACGACGCGTCGAACTCAAGGTATGGGAGGCGCGCGCCGGCCATATCCGTCTCTACCTGCTCGACTCCGATCTGCCCGGCAACCAGGAGAACGACCGCTCCATCACCTACCAGCTTTACGGCGGCGACATCCACACGCGCATGCAGCAGGAGATCGCCCTCGGCATCGGCGGCGTGCGCGCCCTGCGCGCCCTCGGCATCCGTCCCACCGTATGGCACATCAACGAGGACCACACCGCCTTCCAAATCCTCGAGCGCATCCGCGAACACGTGAGCGACGGCCTCGATTTCGACAGTGCGCTGGAACTGGTGGCCGCGGCCACGGTGTTCACCACCCACACCCCGGTGCCTGCCGGCCACGACATCTTTCCGCACCACCTGATGCACGAATACTTCGGCCGCTACATGCAGGAATTCGGCGTCGACGAGGAACGCATCCTCGCTCTCGGCGCCTCGCCCGCAACGCCCAACAGCTTCAACCAAACCGCCCTCGGCCTGCGCGGCTCACGCTTCCACAACGGCGTCAGCCGCATTCACGGCGACGTCGCCTCGCAGATGGAGGCCTACATCTGGCCGCAAATCCCGGCGGAGGAAAACCCCATCGGCTACGTCACCAACGGCGTGCACGTCCCCACCTTTCTGGCGCGCGAATGGGTCAACCATCTGGACATGCAATACGGCGGCGGCTGGCGCAACGAACTGCTCAATGCCGACTACTGGACTCAGATCGACGATATTCCCGATCACACCTTCTGGAGCCTGCGCCAGACACTCAAGGCACAGATTCTGGATGAGGCGCGGCGCCGTAGCCTGCGCATGCACCGCCGCAACGGCGTCAGCGAATCGCAGCTGGAACGGCTGGTGCGCCACCTGCAACCCACCGAAACCGACATCCTCACCATCGGCTTTGCGCGCCGCTTCGCCACCTACAAGCGTGCCACCCTGCTGTTCTCCAACCCGGAACGGTTGGCGCGGCTGGTGAACGATCCGCAACGCCCGGTGCTCTTCATCTTCGCCGGCAAGGCGCATCCCCACGATCAGCCCGGTCAGCAACTGATCAAGATCATCCACGACTATGCGCGGCGCCCGGAGTTCGAGGGCAAGATCATCCTGCTGGAGGACTACGACATGGCGTTGGGCCGCAAGCTGGTCACCGGCGTCGACGTATGGCTGAACAATCCGGAATATCCCATGGAGGCCAGCGGCACCTCGGGACAGAAGGCGGGGATCAATGGCGTGCTGAACCTCAGCATCACCGACGGCTGGTGGGGCGAGGGCTACAACGGCGACAACGGCTGGGCCATCACGCCGCATGGTCCGCAATACGATGCCACCTTCCGCAACAACGAAGAGGCCAACGAACTGCTCGACCTGCTGGAACACCACGTCATCCCGCTTTACTACCAGCGCAATGGCCACGGCTATCCGGAAGACTGGGTGAAGAAATCCAAGAATTCGATGAAGTCACTGCTGCCGCGCTTCAATGCACAACGCATGGTGATGGACTACATCCGTGACTACTACGGTCCGGCGCAGCGCCAGCGGCAGCGGCTGGCCCAGGATGATAATGCACCGGCACGCGAACTGGCAGCCTGGAAGCGCCGCATCCGCGCCGCCTGGCACAAGATCACCATCGCGCGCAGCGACAACATCCAGAAACAGATTCTGGCCGGCGACACCCTGCCCATCGAAGTGACGATGGATCTCAACGACCTGCAGCCGGAGGATTTGATCGTCGAATGCCTGGTGGGAACCGAGACCGAGACTGGCGAATTCGTCACCCATGCCAGCCACAACCTGACCTGCCAGGGCCGTGATGAACACGGTGCCACACTGTTCCGTATCGATCTGCGCCCGCAGCTCTCCGGCATGCAGTACTACAAGCTGCGCGCCTATCCATACCACAGACTGCTGAGCCACCCGTTCGAGATGGGCTACATGATATGGGTATAA
- a CDS encoding YecA family protein, whose amino-acid sequence MNNAAQLDEDGLVRLEEFLGSEQRPQECMVLDELDGFLTALVCTPDDVPAGEWLAEVWGGENPGFADECEERDIVELIFALRRSIEEELRDSDVFEPMWYVGLDDEDNEVVEPEGWCSGFMRATQLRSAYWDRLFESDEQYLWLAPIIAFAVYQLPESAEDPMLAQLGSDQSLRDEFINAIPPAVQDIYRSSK is encoded by the coding sequence ATGAACAACGCAGCACAACTGGATGAAGACGGCCTGGTACGGCTGGAGGAATTTCTCGGCTCCGAACAGCGTCCGCAGGAATGCATGGTGCTGGACGAGCTGGACGGCTTCCTCACCGCCCTGGTGTGCACGCCGGATGACGTGCCGGCCGGGGAGTGGCTGGCCGAGGTGTGGGGCGGGGAGAATCCCGGCTTTGCCGACGAGTGCGAGGAGCGGGATATCGTGGAGCTGATCTTCGCGCTGCGCCGTTCCATCGAAGAGGAATTGCGTGACAGCGATGTCTTCGAACCGATGTGGTACGTGGGGCTGGACGACGAGGACAATGAGGTGGTGGAACCGGAGGGCTGGTGCTCGGGATTCATGCGCGCCACGCAGTTGCGCAGTGCTTACTGGGATCGCCTGTTCGAGTCCGATGAACAGTACCTCTGGCTGGCGCCGATCATCGCCTTCGCCGTCTATCAGCTGCCGGAGTCGGCGGAAGATCCGATGCTGGCGCAGCTGGGCAGCGATCAGTCGCTGCGCGATGAGTTCATCAATGCCATTCCGCCGGCGGTGCAGGATATTTACAGAAGTTCCAAGTGA